From the genome of Rhodothermales bacterium, one region includes:
- a CDS encoding S8 family serine peptidase, with product MATTTSLHRYALSACLLLGVLVLPARGQEAVVAAKMDPGARALMVLPGAGKQYDKRLLSELPYAVRVDEAGVLVADLFVEFVGSVPVAQLEAMQIEPQAVVGTIAAVRAPVEAIEALAMLDQVAFVEASGRSYVMGPGHGADIRAREVLTRTGLEGQGVVLGIVDTGIDFTHPDLRDSTGTRIRYLWDMSDLDHAHAPTGVDPSFTWGREYTAEEIDTAPQTVVQIDGDGGFGHGTHVAGVAAGSGALRDDRRGVAPGTDLIVVKALRNFDSSGDFSDADIVAACDYIFKRAAALDRPAVINLSLGHYSGPLDGTSLYERTLTALVGPGRLIVAAGGNGAAHPMHTGAALEPDREYVAFFDAESSTQASVNIWYETGAIEWVSVGAYQRVNGELLFLGEADPVFAGQSRGLGLPIPLSFDGAVRGHLTVDALTTQDQRNGDGVIRIALSDGGAGQVDLKQVVWTVRLRGGGSGESDLWVQKGSFLQDPPADAGFVSLPGDSRRTVASPATARGLIAVGSHVDQTALTNIFGQEQIVRNPGPQPGDPDVTPDVGGLSYFSGVGPTRDGRNGIALTAPGEIVASLLSSHLTPGVGFDSEWVLEGGYYYGLMGTSIAAAHVSGVLALMLEANPQLDAGMALRILEETSRADLQTGPTPNPAFGAGKLDADAAVERAQELAAGSAVAAIDITEIDLGIPQNWVALQPMTIENQGTTDLQFRISGADPVQETPSKQASLSAFATPDVSNRETPAFEGSSAGKMAGPAATAVEASDNVETASFDASTSNAIVYDDGNHRADRFWGFGNGTTDLFWGNLFRLNDAGFSLERIHFFMRTEAVESNTVWVAVYNRSTQQRVLAEFVNLDLAPDGAWFEVLLEQPIAFEKNHSFFIELAASGAIHFPAGVDARAITQGTSNYAAKGQIYKNLVNETSSGLEHGAFLIRALGTSSQEVNLPPTASAVVSALEASELEVITFDASHSVDPEGALVSYRWDFGDGATSDEIMATHAYAAPGTYTATLHVEDDAGATAQASGAIQILPFETLQQPRLVVTPAEGTIPPGGAQRIEVTFNTAQLAEGVYSGMLDLSTTGGYYSIPMRFEVDNVYVANETETGLPDRLMLDPSFPNPFSHTTAIRYALPDARAVTVEVFDAMGRRVRQLEAGSQSAGSYEVRWDATDDTGVPVASGVYFYRLETTGAGGQVEARAGKVILIR from the coding sequence ATGGCTACCACCACATCGTTGCATCGCTACGCCCTTTCGGCATGTCTGCTCCTCGGCGTACTCGTCCTTCCGGCTCGCGGCCAGGAGGCCGTAGTCGCGGCCAAAATGGATCCCGGCGCGCGCGCACTGATGGTTTTACCCGGCGCGGGCAAGCAGTACGATAAGCGGTTGCTATCCGAGTTGCCCTATGCCGTGCGCGTGGACGAAGCCGGCGTTCTGGTGGCCGACCTCTTTGTCGAGTTCGTCGGATCCGTGCCCGTCGCGCAACTCGAAGCGATGCAGATCGAACCCCAGGCGGTGGTCGGCACCATCGCGGCCGTGCGCGCCCCGGTCGAGGCCATCGAAGCCCTCGCCATGCTGGACCAGGTCGCCTTCGTGGAAGCGAGCGGCCGCAGCTATGTGATGGGGCCCGGTCATGGGGCTGACATCCGGGCTCGCGAGGTGCTGACCCGGACGGGCCTCGAGGGGCAGGGTGTGGTGCTTGGCATCGTGGATACGGGTATCGATTTTACCCATCCTGATCTTCGGGACTCCACCGGCACCCGGATTCGGTACCTCTGGGACATGTCCGACCTGGATCACGCCCACGCGCCGACCGGGGTCGATCCCTCGTTTACCTGGGGACGCGAATACACGGCCGAAGAGATCGACACCGCGCCGCAAACCGTCGTGCAGATCGACGGGGATGGAGGCTTCGGGCACGGCACCCACGTCGCCGGCGTGGCCGCGGGGTCCGGCGCCCTTCGCGACGACCGCCGCGGCGTTGCGCCCGGCACCGACCTGATCGTCGTGAAAGCCCTGCGCAACTTCGACAGCAGCGGCGATTTTTCGGACGCGGATATCGTCGCCGCGTGCGACTACATCTTCAAGCGGGCCGCAGCCCTCGATCGCCCGGCCGTCATCAACCTCAGCCTCGGCCACTACAGCGGCCCGCTCGACGGGACCTCGCTCTACGAACGGACACTCACCGCGCTGGTGGGCCCGGGCCGCCTGATCGTCGCCGCCGGCGGCAACGGTGCCGCGCACCCGATGCACACGGGCGCCGCCCTGGAGCCGGACCGCGAATACGTTGCATTTTTCGACGCCGAAAGCAGCACGCAGGCTTCCGTCAATATCTGGTACGAGACCGGAGCCATCGAATGGGTGAGTGTCGGCGCCTACCAGCGCGTGAACGGTGAACTCCTGTTTCTCGGCGAGGCCGACCCCGTCTTCGCCGGCCAGTCGCGCGGCCTCGGCCTGCCCATCCCCCTCTCGTTCGACGGCGCCGTGCGCGGGCATCTCACCGTCGATGCCCTCACCACCCAGGACCAGCGCAACGGCGACGGCGTCATCCGGATTGCCCTGTCCGACGGGGGGGCCGGTCAGGTCGACCTGAAGCAGGTGGTGTGGACGGTCCGATTGCGCGGCGGCGGCTCGGGCGAAAGCGACCTCTGGGTTCAGAAGGGCAGCTTCCTCCAGGATCCGCCGGCGGATGCCGGTTTTGTCTCCCTCCCCGGGGACAGCCGCCGCACCGTTGCCTCCCCGGCCACGGCGCGCGGCCTGATCGCTGTCGGCTCTCATGTCGACCAGACCGCCCTGACCAACATCTTCGGCCAGGAGCAAATCGTACGCAACCCCGGTCCCCAGCCCGGAGACCCGGACGTCACGCCCGATGTCGGCGGACTCTCCTACTTTAGCGGCGTCGGCCCGACACGCGACGGCCGAAACGGCATCGCCCTCACGGCGCCGGGAGAAATCGTGGCTTCCCTGCTCTCGTCGCATCTCACCCCGGGCGTGGGATTCGATTCCGAATGGGTGCTGGAAGGAGGCTACTACTATGGGCTGATGGGCACGAGCATCGCGGCCGCTCACGTGAGTGGCGTCCTCGCCTTGATGCTCGAAGCCAATCCGCAGCTCGATGCCGGCATGGCGCTTCGGATTCTGGAAGAAACGTCGCGCGCCGATCTGCAGACGGGACCGACGCCCAACCCGGCGTTTGGCGCCGGCAAGCTCGACGCCGACGCCGCCGTCGAACGGGCTCAAGAGCTTGCCGCGGGCTCAGCGGTCGCGGCGATCGACATCACCGAAATCGATCTGGGAATTCCCCAGAACTGGGTGGCCCTGCAGCCGATGACCATCGAGAACCAGGGCACGACCGATTTGCAGTTCCGTATTTCCGGCGCGGACCCGGTTCAGGAAACGCCGTCGAAACAGGCGTCGCTTTCTGCTTTTGCGACACCCGACGTCTCGAACCGCGAGACGCCGGCTTTCGAGGGATCCTCCGCGGGCAAAATGGCCGGCCCGGCCGCTACGGCCGTCGAGGCGTCGGATAACGTCGAAACAGCTTCCTTCGACGCATCCACCTCGAACGCCATCGTGTACGACGATGGCAATCATCGGGCGGATCGATTCTGGGGATTCGGGAATGGTACGACCGATCTGTTCTGGGGCAATCTGTTTCGCCTCAACGACGCGGGCTTTTCGCTCGAGCGGATCCACTTCTTCATGCGGACCGAGGCCGTGGAATCCAACACGGTGTGGGTCGCGGTCTACAACCGCTCCACGCAACAACGTGTGCTGGCCGAGTTCGTCAACCTCGATCTGGCTCCGGATGGCGCCTGGTTCGAAGTCCTGCTCGAACAACCCATCGCATTCGAGAAGAACCACAGCTTCTTCATCGAGCTCGCGGCATCGGGCGCGATCCATTTCCCGGCCGGCGTAGATGCCCGGGCTATCACGCAGGGCACCAGCAACTATGCGGCGAAAGGCCAGATTTACAAAAACCTGGTCAACGAGACGAGCAGCGGGCTCGAACACGGCGCCTTCCTGATTCGCGCGTTGGGGACGTCGAGCCAGGAAGTCAACCTGCCCCCGACGGCAAGCGCGGTGGTGTCCGCGCTCGAAGCCAGCGAGTTGGAAGTGATCACCTTCGATGCCTCGCACTCGGTAGATCCGGAAGGCGCCCTCGTCAGCTATCGGTGGGACTTTGGCGACGGTGCCACGAGCGATGAAATCATGGCGACGCATGCGTACGCGGCGCCCGGCACGTATACCGCCACCCTCCATGTCGAAGACGACGCCGGCGCGACCGCCCAGGCATCCGGGGCTATTCAGATTCTTCCGTTCGAGACCCTCCAGCAACCCCGGCTCGTCGTCACCCCGGCGGAGGGAACGATCCCACCCGGTGGCGCACAGCGCATTGAGGTAACGTTCAACACCGCTCAACTCGCGGAAGGCGTCTATTCGGGTATGCTGGATCTATCGACGACCGGCGGCTACTACAGCATCCCGATGCGATTCGAGGTGGACAACGTGTACGTCGCAAACGAAACGGAGACGGGCCTGCCGGATCGGTTGATGCTTGACCCGAGTTTCCCCAATCCGTTCAGTCACACGACGGCCATCCGATACGCACTGCCCGACGCGCGCGCGGTAACGGTCGAGGTCTTCGATGCCATGGGCCGGCGTGTGCGGCAACTGGAAGCAGGCAGCCAGAGCGCGGGCTCGTATGAGGTTCGGTGGGATGCCACCGATGATACGGGCGTACCGGTGGCAAGCGGTGTGTATTTCTATCGCCTGGAAACGACCGGAGCCGGTGGGCAGGTCGAAGCGCGCGCCGGCAAGGTCATCCTGATTCGCTGA
- a CDS encoding cysteine desulfurase-like protein, whose product MPEIHSDVASVDVIRSHFPALERRHNGFPVAYFDGPGGTQVPRSVADAMVDYLFHHNANTHWAYPTSAETDAALAYARQAVADFLHAGPDEVVFGNNMTSLTFHVSRALGRQWGPGDEIVVTELDHHANVDPWRALARDRGITIRTVRMIPEEGILDLAHLEASIGPRTRLVAVGAASNALGTVNPIARIGEMVHAAGALFYVDAVHFAAHQGVDVQAFDCDFLACSAYKFYGPHVGILFGRRHLLEALDVPKLMPAPDTVPDRLETGTQNHEGIVGVAAAIDFLAGLSGGAGDRRDGLVRTLDALHHRGIEQVARLWEGLGSLPGVRLYGQPPGGSRTSTVAFTVPGVSSEAVTRHLVDAGVFTSHGDFYAMTVIDKLGRAPDGVVRAGCACYTTDEEVDRLIQAVSRLI is encoded by the coding sequence ATGCCTGAAATTCATTCCGACGTCGCTTCCGTCGACGTCATCCGTTCGCACTTCCCGGCGCTCGAGCGCCGGCACAACGGGTTTCCCGTCGCCTATTTCGATGGTCCCGGGGGTACGCAGGTACCTCGTTCGGTGGCCGATGCGATGGTCGATTACCTGTTCCACCACAACGCGAACACGCACTGGGCCTATCCCACGAGCGCCGAAACCGATGCCGCCCTCGCGTATGCGCGGCAGGCCGTGGCCGATTTTCTGCATGCCGGCCCGGACGAAGTGGTATTTGGCAACAACATGACGTCGCTGACCTTCCACGTCTCCCGCGCGCTGGGCAGGCAGTGGGGTCCCGGCGACGAGATCGTTGTCACGGAGCTGGATCATCACGCCAATGTCGATCCCTGGAGGGCGCTGGCGCGGGATCGGGGCATCACCATTCGGACGGTGCGCATGATTCCCGAGGAGGGGATCCTCGATCTCGCCCATCTCGAAGCTTCCATCGGTCCGAGGACGCGACTGGTCGCCGTCGGCGCGGCCTCGAATGCACTGGGAACAGTAAACCCCATCGCCCGCATCGGCGAGATGGTGCATGCGGCCGGCGCCCTGTTCTATGTGGATGCGGTTCATTTTGCAGCCCATCAAGGGGTCGATGTTCAGGCGTTCGATTGCGACTTTCTCGCCTGCTCCGCCTACAAGTTTTATGGACCGCACGTCGGCATCCTGTTCGGCCGGCGGCACCTGCTCGAGGCCCTCGATGTCCCCAAGTTGATGCCCGCGCCGGACACGGTGCCCGACCGGTTGGAGACCGGCACGCAAAACCACGAGGGGATTGTCGGCGTCGCCGCGGCCATCGACTTTCTTGCCGGACTTTCCGGCGGGGCCGGCGATCGCCGGGATGGGCTGGTCCGGACGCTCGATGCGCTGCACCATCGCGGCATCGAGCAGGTGGCACGTTTGTGGGAGGGTCTCGGCTCGTTGCCCGGGGTGCGGTTGTACGGACAGCCACCCGGCGGCTCGCGCACGTCGACGGTCGCCTTCACGGTCCCGGGCGTCTCGTCCGAAGCGGTCACGCGTCACCTGGTGGATGCCGGCGTGTTTACCTCGCACGGCGACTTTTATGCCATGACCGTTATTGATAAATTGGGGCGCGCTCCCGATGGGGTGGTGCGCGCCGGATGCGCCTGCTATACGACGGATGAGGAAGTCGACCGCCTCATCCAGGCGGTCTCGAGACTGATTTGA
- a CDS encoding pyridoxal phosphate-dependent aminotransferase translates to MVDTPSLRMQRVQDPIIPIVAQLIRENPGTISLGQGVVHYGPPPEARQAIADFWETPANHLYQSVQGLPELRDLIAEKLKAENGIPITDDRQLFVTSGGNMAFMNALFAIASAGDEIIILSPYYFNHEMAIAMLDCKAVVVPTDGQYQLDIDRIEAAISPRTRAIVTVSPNNPTGAVYPEADLRAINALCARRGIYHINDEAYEYFTYGDSRHFSPGSLHDAGDHTISLFSLSKAYGFAGWRIGYMVAPAHLHLAIAKAQDTLLISAPTICQRAAIGALKAGRAYCAPYIAAMAGLRRDVLDAFSPLADRVRLPAPDGAFYALLHIDTRMTPLELVQRLVREHRVAVIPGTAFGMQEGCYLRVAFGALQAETITEGIGRLTRGLSALLRD, encoded by the coding sequence ATGGTAGACACCCCTTCGCTGCGCATGCAGCGCGTGCAAGATCCCATCATCCCTATCGTCGCGCAACTCATCCGGGAAAACCCTGGAACGATCTCGCTCGGGCAGGGCGTCGTGCATTACGGCCCGCCGCCCGAGGCGCGCCAGGCCATCGCCGACTTCTGGGAAACGCCGGCGAACCACCTGTATCAGAGCGTCCAGGGGTTGCCCGAATTGCGCGACCTGATCGCCGAAAAGCTGAAAGCGGAAAACGGGATCCCGATCACGGACGACCGGCAACTCTTCGTCACGTCGGGCGGCAACATGGCATTCATGAACGCCCTCTTTGCCATCGCCAGCGCCGGCGACGAAATCATCATCCTCTCCCCCTACTACTTTAACCACGAGATGGCGATCGCCATGCTCGATTGCAAGGCGGTCGTGGTGCCGACGGACGGGCAGTATCAGCTCGATATCGATCGCATCGAAGCGGCCATCTCGCCCCGCACCCGGGCCATCGTCACCGTATCGCCCAACAATCCGACGGGCGCCGTATACCCCGAAGCCGATCTCCGGGCCATCAACGCGCTGTGCGCGCGCCGCGGCATCTACCACATCAACGACGAGGCGTACGAGTACTTCACGTACGGCGACAGCCGCCACTTCTCGCCAGGCAGCCTGCATGACGCCGGCGACCACACGATTTCGCTCTTTTCGCTGTCCAAGGCCTACGGGTTTGCGGGGTGGCGCATCGGATACATGGTGGCGCCGGCCCACCTCCATCTCGCCATCGCCAAGGCGCAGGATACCCTGTTGATCAGCGCACCCACCATCTGCCAGCGCGCCGCCATCGGCGCCCTCAAGGCCGGACGCGCCTACTGCGCACCGTATATCGCCGCCATGGCCGGGCTTCGGCGGGACGTGCTCGATGCCTTCAGCCCGCTCGCGGACCGGGTCCGCCTGCCGGCGCCCGACGGCGCATTCTACGCGCTGCTCCACATCGACACCCGCATGACGCCGCTCGAACTCGTTCAGCGCCTCGTCCGGGAGCACCGCGTGGCGGTCATTCCGGGCACCGCGTTCGGCATGCAGGAAGGGTGCTATCTGCGCGTGGCGTTTGGCGCGCTGCAGGCCGAGACCATCACCGAAGGCATCGGCCGGCTGACCCGGGGCCTGAGCGCCTTGTTGCGCGACTGA
- a CDS encoding HAD family phosphatase, giving the protein MESQIISRDKRAIVFDIGGVLIDWDPRHLYRRLFGSDEEEMEYFLKHICSQEWNEQMDRGMPFEQAIGERIRQFPAYDPFIRAYFAQWDEMVGGAIEETVRILSRLYASDYYLCALTNWSAETFPIMKRRFSFLSWFEELVVSGEEKVAKPDPAIFHTLLRRIKRRPQQCLFIDDKQANIEVAERMGFRTLLYESPEQLEGGLHLLGLI; this is encoded by the coding sequence ATGGAAAGTCAGATCATTTCTCGGGATAAACGGGCCATCGTCTTCGATATCGGCGGTGTTCTGATTGACTGGGATCCACGCCATCTCTACAGAAGACTCTTCGGCTCGGACGAGGAGGAGATGGAATATTTCCTCAAGCACATCTGTTCGCAGGAATGGAATGAGCAGATGGACCGAGGCATGCCGTTCGAGCAGGCCATCGGCGAACGGATCCGTCAATTCCCGGCCTACGATCCGTTTATCCGGGCCTACTTTGCCCAGTGGGATGAGATGGTGGGCGGCGCCATCGAGGAGACCGTGCGGATCCTGTCCCGTCTGTACGCGAGCGACTATTATCTCTGCGCGCTCACGAACTGGTCCGCCGAGACCTTTCCCATCATGAAGCGGCGCTTCTCGTTTTTGTCCTGGTTCGAGGAGCTTGTCGTGTCGGGGGAAGAAAAGGTCGCCAAACCCGATCCGGCGATTTTCCATACGCTGTTGCGGCGCATCAAACGCCGGCCCCAGCAATGCCTTTTTATCGACGACAAGCAGGCCAACATCGAGGTCGCCGAGCGGATGGGATTCCGGACGCTGCTTTATGAATCCCCCGAACAGCTCGAGGGCGGATTGCACCTGCTCGGGCTGATCTGA
- a CDS encoding YdeI/OmpD-associated family protein: protein MPSPSNEPFATQVTRQASGFHFHCLLIPPEIADSYTSRGIRRVIATINGCPFRRAIQRNANGESLVIVGASMLREVRATFGDVVIVELAPDPEPDRIDLGDELTEVLEMDEEAAARFYSFSPGKQRSLAYHVTSAKREETRIKRALEIAHKLRTYTLYGDLPREE from the coding sequence ATGCCCTCTCCATCGAACGAACCTTTCGCCACGCAGGTAACACGACAGGCTAGTGGATTCCACTTCCACTGCCTGCTCATCCCGCCTGAGATCGCGGACTCCTACACGTCTCGCGGCATCCGCCGGGTCATCGCCACGATCAACGGCTGCCCTTTCCGACGCGCCATTCAACGCAACGCCAACGGGGAGTCGCTGGTCATCGTGGGAGCCAGTATGCTGCGGGAAGTCCGGGCGACGTTTGGCGACGTGGTCATCGTCGAACTCGCTCCGGATCCCGAGCCGGATCGCATCGACCTGGGCGACGAGTTGACGGAAGTACTCGAGATGGACGAGGAAGCCGCGGCCCGCTTTTATTCGTTTAGCCCCGGCAAACAGCGTTCGCTGGCCTATCATGTGACAAGCGCCAAACGGGAAGAGACCCGCATCAAACGCGCCCTGGAGATCGCCCATAAACTGAGAACCTACACGCTGTACGGAGACCTGCCGCGCGAGGAGTAG
- a CDS encoding glutamate-cysteine ligase family protein: MPPRYPLGLFDAFGVELEYMIVDRDTLAVKPVADELIRSVTGSYRSDVENGAIGWSNELVNHVIELKTNGPAPSLTGLADAFHANVLQVNARLAGLNAMLLPTGAHPLMDPYTETVLWPHEFSEVYQLYNRIFDCRGHGWSNLQSTHLNLPFADEAEFGRLHAAIRLVLPIIPALTASSPLLDGAYTGFADSRLETYRHNQELIPAIAGKVIPEPVFTEADYRARIYEPIRQGIEPYDTQGILKYTFINSRGAIARFDRGAIEIRVIDIQECPAADIAILAGVVAVLRALVDERWVDYPAQQAWGEEALSGIFLEVVRSGEDAVITDPRYLEALGVPPKPTRAGEVWGLLIEAVGEALDTDTRSVLRYIVDHGTLTSRIRRSIGASPVSDTIRVTYRQLAACLAENRLFGL, translated from the coding sequence ATGCCGCCTCGATACCCGCTCGGCCTGTTTGATGCGTTTGGCGTCGAACTCGAATACATGATCGTGGACCGCGATACCCTCGCGGTGAAGCCTGTTGCGGACGAACTGATTCGTTCGGTGACCGGCAGTTATCGATCGGATGTGGAAAACGGGGCCATCGGCTGGTCGAACGAGCTCGTCAACCATGTGATCGAGCTGAAAACCAACGGGCCGGCTCCCTCGCTCACCGGTCTCGCCGACGCGTTTCACGCCAACGTGCTCCAGGTCAACGCGCGGCTTGCCGGCCTGAACGCGATGCTCCTGCCCACCGGGGCCCATCCGCTGATGGACCCGTACACCGAGACCGTCCTGTGGCCGCACGAATTCAGCGAAGTCTACCAGCTGTACAACCGCATCTTCGACTGCCGGGGCCACGGGTGGTCCAACCTGCAGAGCACCCACCTGAACCTGCCTTTTGCGGATGAGGCGGAATTCGGCCGGCTGCACGCCGCGATCCGGCTCGTCCTGCCCATCATCCCCGCGCTGACCGCCAGCTCGCCGCTGCTCGACGGCGCCTACACGGGCTTTGCCGATAGCCGGCTCGAAACGTACCGGCACAACCAGGAGCTCATCCCCGCGATCGCCGGCAAGGTGATCCCCGAGCCGGTCTTTACCGAAGCGGATTACCGCGCGCGCATCTATGAGCCCATCCGGCAGGGTATTGAGCCCTACGACACGCAGGGCATTCTGAAGTACACGTTTATCAACTCGCGGGGCGCCATTGCCCGGTTCGATCGCGGCGCGATCGAGATCCGCGTTATCGACATCCAGGAATGTCCGGCGGCGGACATCGCGATCCTGGCCGGCGTCGTGGCCGTGCTGAGGGCGCTGGTGGATGAGCGGTGGGTGGATTATCCGGCCCAGCAAGCGTGGGGCGAGGAGGCGCTCTCCGGGATTTTTCTGGAGGTCGTCCGTTCCGGGGAGGATGCCGTGATAACCGACCCGCGTTATCTCGAAGCGCTGGGAGTGCCCCCGAAGCCGACGCGCGCCGGCGAGGTTTGGGGCTTGCTGATCGAAGCCGTCGGCGAGGCGCTGGACACCGATACGCGGAGCGTCCTTCGCTACATCGTCGATCACGGGACCTTGACCTCGCGTATCCGCCGTTCGATCGGCGCCAGCCCGGTGTCAGACACGATCCGCGTCACCTACCGGCAACTGGCCGCGTGCCTCGCGGAAAACAGGCTGTTCGGGTTGTAG
- a CDS encoding RimK family protein, whose amino-acid sequence MKKLVVVHYPKLWTLDVPGVEVVSAKQYLTNPEFATLKNVRVFNLCRSYSYQSRGYYVSLLAEARGHKVIPSVKTIQDLKNPSVVRVESDELDDLIQRSLRRIKAEEFVLSIYFGKNVARQYDRLSIELYKLFQAPLLRARFSWHKGTKKWMLQSIRAIDRSEIPDNHFEFVQQMARQYFAKKRYDRAKANDFLYDLAILVNPKEQSPPSNPKAIQKFVDAAEKLGFSVELISRDDYSRLGEFDALFIRETTAVNHHTYRFASRATSEGMAVIDNPNAILRCANKVYLAEVLHLAKIQTPKTVIVHSDNLDTLEKELGLPCVLKLPDSSFSVGVKKVESPEQLQTVVDSMLDESELIIAQAYLPTPFDWRIGVLDGKPLYACQYFMAKGHWQIYNWQGQKEDVMGDFATIPVEQAPPAIVEAALKATSLIGDGLFGVDLKEIDGKPYLIEVNDNPNIDAGVEDLVLKDDLYLRIIQALKTRIEVKLGIAHAASIPARPV is encoded by the coding sequence ATGAAGAAGCTCGTCGTGGTTCACTACCCGAAACTCTGGACACTCGATGTGCCGGGCGTGGAGGTGGTGTCCGCCAAACAGTACCTCACCAATCCCGAATTCGCCACCCTCAAAAACGTTCGTGTGTTTAACCTCTGCCGGAGCTACAGCTACCAGTCCAGAGGCTACTACGTGTCGCTTCTCGCCGAAGCCCGCGGGCACAAGGTGATTCCCAGCGTCAAGACGATCCAGGATCTGAAGAATCCTTCCGTCGTGCGCGTGGAATCCGACGAACTGGACGATCTCATCCAGCGGAGCCTTCGGCGGATCAAGGCGGAAGAGTTTGTCCTGAGCATCTACTTCGGGAAAAATGTCGCCCGCCAGTACGATCGTCTGAGCATCGAACTGTACAAGCTCTTTCAGGCGCCGCTCCTCCGCGCGCGCTTTTCGTGGCATAAGGGGACCAAAAAATGGATGCTGCAAAGTATCCGGGCGATCGATCGCAGCGAGATCCCCGATAACCATTTCGAATTCGTGCAGCAGATGGCCCGGCAGTACTTCGCGAAGAAGCGGTACGACCGGGCCAAGGCGAACGACTTTCTGTACGACCTGGCCATCCTGGTGAATCCGAAAGAGCAGTCGCCGCCATCGAACCCCAAGGCCATCCAGAAATTTGTGGATGCGGCCGAAAAGCTGGGCTTCAGCGTCGAGCTGATTTCGCGTGACGACTACAGCCGGCTGGGCGAATTCGATGCGCTGTTCATCCGCGAGACGACGGCGGTCAACCACCATACCTACCGCTTCGCCAGCCGCGCCACGTCCGAAGGCATGGCCGTGATCGACAATCCGAATGCGATCCTCCGGTGCGCGAACAAGGTGTATCTCGCCGAAGTGCTCCATCTGGCGAAGATCCAGACCCCGAAGACGGTCATCGTGCATTCCGACAACCTGGACACGCTGGAGAAAGAGCTGGGGTTGCCGTGCGTCCTCAAGCTGCCGGACTCGTCCTTTTCGGTCGGCGTGAAGAAGGTCGAGTCGCCGGAGCAACTGCAGACGGTCGTCGACTCCATGCTGGACGAATCGGAGCTGATCATCGCGCAGGCTTATCTGCCCACGCCGTTCGACTGGCGGATCGGGGTGCTCGATGGGAAACCGCTGTATGCCTGTCAGTATTTTATGGCCAAGGGGCACTGGCAGATCTACAACTGGCAGGGGCAGAAGGAGGATGTCATGGGGGACTTTGCGACGATCCCGGTCGAACAGGCGCCGCCGGCCATCGTGGAAGCGGCGCTGAAAGCGACCAGTCTGATCGGCGACGGGTTGTTCGGGGTCGACCTGAAGGAGATCGATGGGAAACCGTACCTCATCGAGGTGAACGACAACCCGAACATCGACGCCGGCGTCGAGGATCTCGTGTTGAAAGACGACCTTTACCTGCGCATCATTCAGGCGCTCAAGACGCGTATTGAAGTCAAACTTGGGATTGCGCATGCCGCCTCGATACCCGCTCGGCCTGTTTGA